A single genomic interval of Drosophila virilis strain 15010-1051.87 chromosome 2, Dvir_AGI_RSII-ME, whole genome shotgun sequence harbors:
- the Zmynd8 gene encoding MYND-type zinc finger-containing chromatin reader Zmynd8, which produces MDSSDDDDSAKSIPRPIYEATSAIDSPPPDLWPTGQERESLTNKRLKYVVSSPPDSANGSSSSNSSAWPVASAAAGGHASLTMKLTKVTSTTSTTPTPTPSTSQQTEPKPAHTSTPRQEVKVRVPKEMIALQRSHNESQVLTGYVSDSAKLKRRKSRAVAAQLIKQSSSGHSTTLPATTMSKATLKRSKSIPAPMWDSLDDEWPQEPQATSSSKQQTKRRNYSVAYDDAVFAGDEQQQQLADLSAGEEEEEEEEEVGEGSNSQPASGSLTRFRSRSKTVSLSSEERQPRRGNMRSENEDFARKRSAFLNRFINDTLDPLEQATPAGEADSGEWRTSSTADTDPNLSMFSDATDDTKPAPSASASNAREQLQQRLNEVWQPAPRDGWDPFCWKCRGCGNLAPCSKCLRSFHNYCVRPASTKFDATWKCPECVLIESAPKRPRRNDVSVDLLSQLLTFALERMKHVRGVYKLRSPQEVLPENYGKYFVNPVNFESLAERIKNRAFHSVDEFLSEVKWMQHNALILDSGDIKVEQASKAVVKVCRQEANEIDTCAECYLNANSSDEWFVKVCTQPHLLLWAKLKGFPYWPAKAMGAGPNAVVNVRFFGKHDRANVPVKDCFLYSAKDPNTQTSRRSARDLAECIREVEVHIENIKTKIGCFNYAPYRMPYDPQEEQHQLEQMMPGVNDVINRQLAPANKTPLQFLIRKTAGDKLSIVKKTKATESGNESDHSAVSPIKKSMHDSAESTAPPPLSNEHAKPKSSNYEVIPRAGDALRESRGCTVVLKRKSLETCKTMVKMASMPAGETLSTIKRKHSQSDASSETSQQGTSSSEQRRRAKHARKTAAAAEREEQQKQATEKEADAETKESKLDTAQAAASGVTAAEPTPAVDSVVELVRRRQGVTITKIPREQQLQLQQQNQNQQQQPQLQQQKPQPAQLQEQEQLQRSQLPTAAVKSQESAAVDETVAKQRAVERQQQQLISKVVPFIEIKKEVLSEPEDAEEAPSQTTEAPPRPDELQHPQQQQQQQQPVLETSLPAAPGATAAPAAAAILPVQIKEEVLSEEEMDTENNKNESTPAMPPPPQVALPARESQTAPVHTDPVTDAAAVAAAAPEDFVRFVGDTTIQRLSQKQPPKGAETTTPKRSSLRGVPHGPLPASALSPNSTPPPSAPASPTPTPSTTSPKPCNSQSSSNQRPSAQSPPKTQQAAAQQLRVKCDKSLNATTPPPAPHPPAVTPTSSLLKSNMVVIPMDPRNTNGGNSNSGVVGGGSLGCQLNNSNLMSIPVPPLRAVSKSTLQQPGSALTAITAVPLPPPVFGSSSLPPPPLAGLTTATTATIRPVAGGAEPVGLLASALNGLPSDTLVSESTPAETIVPGVATALSELVLRSGPPKLTLRPCGPLQSDGSNIYPSQAGPLSTRLKENAHKITDYFISVIEDTLSDLAGGEPSVLQARIAGLTLENERLKQHYERQMAEMQRSTDVLIAEMRKTMEQENKRVISELRQHSTLERMRAVEEAKKKQWCANCMREAQLYCCWNTSYCDYPCQQMHWQRHSASCGQAATLQTQSQADAGRGKHKQVTSTAPNPSQQQQLNRANTVGNANKKWTHQSMISLVNPTPPATEVLKLPNNTFLRPVSLPSTMPSANTGSIVSPVTLIAPSTSTHLQNTIMTGQRNNMSYGAKQPQPIAVQRYNIPLPITVSSNAPFGHITEQHQKHVAKSTGRSSLKNSSRARNPNNPVNNNSNNSNAQVLRHNQINHVFQQ; this is translated from the exons ATGGAcagcagcgacgacgacgacagcgCCAAGTCTATACCGCGGCCCATCTATGAAGCGACCTCGGCGATTGACAGTCCGCCGCCGGATCTGTGGCCGACTGGCCAGGAGCGTGAATCGCTGACCAACAAGCGGCTGAAGTACGTGGTCAGCTCGCCGCCGGACTCGGCAAATGGCAGCAGCTCCTCCAACTCGAGCGCCTGGCCAGTGGCATCCGCTGCAGCTGGCGGCCACGCTTCACTCACCATGAAGCTGACCAAGGTGACGTCTACGACGTCGacgacgccaacgccaacgccgtCGACGTCGCAGCAGACCGAGCCAAAGCCCGCGCACACTTCGACGCCCCGACAGGAGGTCAAGGTGCGTGTGCCAAAAGAGATGATTGCCTTGCAGCGCTCCCACAACGAATCCCAGGTGCTGACCGGCTATGTCTCCGACAGCGCCAAGCTGAAGAGGCGCAAATCCCGTGCCGTTGCAGCGCAGCTCATTAAGCAGTCGTCGAGCGGCCACTCAACCACGTTGCCCGCCACGACGATGTCCAAGGCAACGCTGAAGCGTAGCAAGAGCATACCTGCGCCCATGTGGGACTCACTAGACGATGAATGGCCGCAGGAGCCGCAGGCTACGTccagcagcaagcagcagaCAAAGCGGCGCAACTACTCCGTGGCCTACGATGATGCGGTCTTCGCCGGCgatgaacagcagcagcagctggctgaTCTGAGTGCcggcgaggaggaggaggaggaggaggaggaagtTGGGGAGGGCAGCAACAGCCAGCCGGCCAGCGGCAGCCTCACACGCTTTCGTTCCCGCAGCAAGACCGTCTCGCTGagcagcgaagagcggcagccgCGACGCGGCAATATGCGCTCCGAGAACGAGGATTTTGCCCGCAAACGCAGCGCGTTCCTTAATCGCTTCATCAACGACACGCTCGATCCGCTGGAGCAGGCAACGCCGGCGGGTGAGGCGGACAGTGGCGAGTGGCGCACCAGCTCAACCGCAGACACGGATCCCAATCTGTCCATGTTCTCGGATGCCACGGATGATACAAAGCCTGCGCCCAGCGCCAGTGCCAGCAATGCGcgcgagcagctgcagcaaaggCTCAACGAGGTGTGGCAGCCAGCGCCTAGg GATGGATGGGATCCCTTCTGCTGGAAGTGCCGCGGCTGCGGCAACTTGGCACCCTGCTCCAAATGCCTGCGCTCCTTTCATAACTACTGCGTGCGACCCGCATCCACCAAATTCGATGCCACCTGGAAGTGTCCCGAATGTGTGCTAATCGAGAGCGCGCCCAAGCG GCCGCGTCGCAACGATGTCTCCGTGGATCTGCTCAGTCAGCTGCTCACCTTTGCGCTGGAGCGCATGAAACATGTGCGCGGG gtCTACAAGCTGCGTTCTCCACAGGAAGTGTTACCGGAAAACTATGGCAAATACTTTGTAAATCCAGTGAACTTTGAAAGTTTAGCGGAACGCATCAAAAATCGCGCCTTTCACAGCGTCGACGAGTTTCTCAGCGAGGTCAAGTGGATGCAGCACAACGCCCTTATCTTGGACAGTGGGG ATATTAAAGTGGAGCAAGCCTCCAAGGCGGTGGTCAAGGTGTGCCGACAGGAGGCGAACGAGATAGATACCTGCGCCGAGTGCTATTTGAACGCCAACTCCAGTGATGAATGGTTCGTCAAGGTGTGCACCCAGCCGCATTTGTTGCTCTGGGCCAAGTTGAAGGGATTTCCCTATTGGCCCGCTAAGGCCATGGGCGCCGGCCCCAATGCGGTGGTCAATGTCCGGTTCTTTGGCAAACACGATCGCGCCAATGTGCCTGTGAAGGATTGTTTTCTGTATTCGGCAAAGGATCCCAATACGCAGACCAGTCGACGTTCCGCGCGTGATTTGGCCGAATGTATACGCGAGGTGGAGGTGCACATTGAGAATATCAAAACTAAAATTGGCTGCTTCAATTATGCGCCATATCGCATGCCCTACGATCCGCAAGAGGAGCAACACCAGCTGGAGCAAATGATGCCGGGCGTGAATGATGTAATCAATAGACAACTGGCGCCGGCTAACAAGACACCGCTGCAGTTTCTCATACGTAAAACAGCCGGAGACAAGTTATCCATTGTGAAGAAGACAAAGGCCACCGAATCGGGCAATGAGTCCGATCATTCAGCTGTTAGTCCCATCAAGAAGTCCATGCATGACTCAGCCGAGTCGACGGCACCACCGCCGTTGAGCAACGAGCACGCGAAACCGAAGAGCAGCAACTACGAGGTGATACCCAGAGCTGGCGACGCTTTAAGGGAATCTCGCGGCTGCACTGTGGTGCTCAAGCGCAAATCCCTGGAGACGTGTAAAACCATGGTCAAGATGGCATCCATGCCAGCCGGGGAGACATTGTCTACAATCAAACGGAAACATTCCCAGAGTGATGCTAGCAGCGAAACGAGTCAGCAGGGCACCAGCTCCTCCGAGCAGCGACGAAGGGCCAAGCATGCGCGCAagacagctgctgcagcggagCGGGAGGAGCAACAGAAACAAGCGACAGAAAAGGAAGCAGACGCTGAAACGAAGGAGTCAAAACTGGACACGGCacaggcagcagcatcagGAGTGACGGCCGCCGAACCCACTCCAGCTGTTGACTCGGTAGTGGAGCTGGTGCGTCGCCGACAAGGCGTGACCATAACCAAAATCCCGCgggaacagcagctgcagttgcaacagcagaaccaaaatcagcagcagcagccacagctacagcaacagaAGCCCCAGCCAGCGCAGCTACAGGAACAGGAACAGCTACAGCGCTCGCAACTGCCCACTGCAGCAGTCAAGTCCCAAGAGTCCGCTGCTGTGGATGAAACGGTAGCCAAGCAGCGTGCTGTGgagcgtcagcagcagcagctgatcaGCAAGGTGGTGCCCTTTATAGAAATCAAAAAGGAAGTGCTCTCCGAGCCGGAAGATGCCGAAGAGGCGCCCAGTCAAACAACAGAAGCGCCGCCTAGGCCAGACGAGCTGCAGCatccgcagcaacagcagcagcagcagcagcctgtGCTGGAAACTAGCCTGCCCGCTGCACCTGGAGccacagcagcaccagcagctgcCGCAATTCTACCAGTTCAAATCAAGGAAGAGGTGCTCAGCGAGGAGGAAATGGACAcggaaaacaacaaaaacgagtCTACGCCAGCAATGCCGCCGCCTCCGCAGGTCGCCTTGCCCGCACGTGAAAGCCAAACAGCTCCAGTTCATACAGATCCAGTTACAGATGCAGCAGCcgtagctgcagctgctccagaaGACTTTGTGCGCTTTGTGGGTGACACGACCATTCAGAGATTGAGCCAGAAGCAACCACCCAAAGGAGCTGAGACGACGACACCAAAGCGCAGCTCGTTGCGTGGTGTGCCGCATGGTCCATTGCCAGCTTCGGCGCTTTCGCCCAATTCCACGCCGCCCCCCTCAGCGCCGGCTtcgcccacgcccacacccTCAACGACCTCGCCCAAGCCATGTAATAGTCAATCCAGCAGCAATCAACGCCCAAGCGCACAAAGCCCACCCAAGACGCAGCAAGCAGCTGCTCAGCAACTGCGCGTTAAGTGCGACAAATCTTTGAATGCTACAACACCGCCACCCGCGCCCCACCCACCGGCTGTCACGCCCACATCCAGTCTACTCAAGTCCAACATGGTGGTCATACCCATGGATCCACGCAACACCAAcggtggcaacagcaacagcggcgtCGTCGGCGGCGGCAGTCTTGGCTGCCAACTCAACAATTCCAATTTGATGAGCATACCGGTGCCGCCACTGCGAGCTGTATCCAAGAGTACCCTGCAACAGCCCGGCAGCGCGCTGACAGCCATCACAGCTGTGCCCCTACCACCGCCTGTATTCGGCTCATCCTCGCTGCCGCCTCCACCGCTGGCCGGACTCACCACGGCGACAACGGCAACGATAAGGCCAGTGGCCGGTGGCGCGGAGCCGGTTGGTTTGCTCGCCAGTGCATTGAACGGCCTGCCCAGTGATACCCTGGTCAGTGAGTCGACGCCGGCGGAGACTATCGTGCCCGGCGTGGCCACCGCACTAAGTGAGCTGGTGTTGCGCTCAGGACCGCCTAAGTTAACGCTGCGCCCGTGCGGCCCGCTGCAGTCAGATGGCTCCAACATCTATCCGTCACAGGCGGGACCGCTATCCACCAGACTAAAGGAGAATGCGCACAAG ATTACGGACTACTTCATCTCGGTGATTGAGGACACCCTGAGCGATCTGGCCGGCGGGGAGCCAAGCGTGCTGCAGGCTCGCATTGCTGGCCTAACGCTGGAGAACGAGCGGCTCAAGCAGCACTACGAACGGCAGATGGCGGAAATGCAACGTTCGACAGATGTGCTGATCGCCGAGATGCGCAAGACCATGGAGCAGGAGAACAAGCGGGTGATCAGCGAGCTGCGACAGCACAGCACTCTGGAGCGAATGCGTGCGGTGGAGGAGGCTAAGAAGAAGCAATGGTGCGCGAATTGCATGCGCGAGGCACAGCTGTATTGCTGCTGGAATACGTCGTACTGTGACTATCCCTGCCAGCAAATGCACTGGCAGCGACACTCGGCCAGCTGCGGCCAGGCGGCCACACTACAGACGCAATCGCAGGCGGATGCGGGGCGTGGCAAGCACAAGCAGGTGACCAGCACAGCGCCAAATcccagccagcagcagcagctgaataGAGCGAACACTGTGGGCAACGCCAACAAAAAGTGGACGCATCAGTCAATGATATCGTTGGTGAATCCCACGCCGCCCGCCACCGAGGTGCTCAAATTGCCCAACAACACATTTCTGCGGCCGGTCTCGCTGCCCTCAACAATGCCCTCTGCCAACACCGGCAGCATTGTTAGCCCAGTCACCCTCATAGCGCCCTCCACATCCACACATCTGCAGAACACCATCATGACGGGTCAGCGAAATAACATGAGCTACGGTGCCAAGCAACCGCAGCCCATTGCCGTGCAGCGGTATAATATACCC CTGCCCATCACAGTCAGCAGCAATGCGCCCTTCGGGCACATAACGGAGCAGCATCAGAAGCATGTGGCCAAGTCCACGGGCCGCAGTTCCCTCAAGAACAGCAGTCGTGCTCGCAATCCCAACAATCCCgttaacaataacagcaacaattcaAACGCCCAGGTCTTGCGTCACAACCAAATCAATCACGTTTTTCAGCA